ACGACGACCCACTCCTTGTCGTAGGAGAGCGGCTCCTTGGGGTCGTCGACGATCAGCGGGGCGTACAGGCCGCGGTCCTGCTGGACGCGGGAGTGCGGATGCAGCCAGTACGTGCCCGGGTGGGTGACCACGAACCGGTAGGGGAAGGAGGCGCCGGGCATGATGGGCCGCTGGGTGAGGGTGGGGACGCCGTCCATGTCGTTGCGCAGCGCCAGCCCGTGCCAGTGCACGGAGGTGGACTGCGGCAGGTGGTTGGCGAGGGTCATGGCGAGCGTGTCGCCCGCCGTGACCCGGATTTCCTTGCCGGGCAGCACATCGCCGTACGCCCAGGTGTCGACGGTGTGGCCGCCCAGGTCGATGCGGGCCGGGGTGGCGGTCATGGTGAACTCGCGCACCGGGCCCGCGCCCCGCTTGCGCTCGGCGTCGACGACCTCCGGGCCGTCCGGGGAGACATAGTCGTCCGGGGTGTCGTGGCGGGAGCCGTGGGCATGGTCCCTGCCGTCCGTGCCGGAGCGCGGGCCGGGGCTGAAGGCGCCGGCGGCACGGGCGGCCAGCAGACCGCTGCCGGCAACGGCGATACCCGCGCCGAGCATGGCGCGGCGGGAGTGCGTACGCATGAGAAGCACCTCGTGACGGTGTCGCTGATGTGATGTGGGTACGGGGGAGCGGCCACTGCCGCGGGCTCCGGTGGGCGTCGGCGGCAGGCGCGCGCTCCTACACGCGCAGTACCGACAGGCGGTCGAGGAGTGTGGGGCGCGGCGGCGCGGATATTGGCCACAGTGCGCGCAGCGGACGGGCGCGCAGGGCCGCGAGCAGGCCGGTCTCCCGGTATCCGGTCAGCAGGCCGGTGCCCAGCAGGGCCAGGAGGGCGAGCGCCCACAGGGAGAGGACGGCACGGCAGACGGTGTGTCCGCCCGCCGGGTGTCCGAAGGCGTGCATGGCGACGGTGCCGACGACGCCGACGATGCCGGAGATCGGTGCCGTGAACAGCAGCAGACGGCCGCACCGAGCGACGGCCTTGCCCTGTTCCCGCATCGCGGACCTCTCGACGGAACGACAAACCGGCGGATTCCGGGGAGGCCGGCACCTCGCAGCCTACCCCCTAGGGGTATAGGCCTCCAGTAGTGGCCCGCCAATGGAGTGCACCGGAGCGGCCGCCGACGCATCCGGCCCTCGGCCCAGCCGTCTGCGGTCCTCCGCGCCGGTGCCACCGCTTAACTTGCCACCACCCGCCTATTCTTGGTCTTTGCGCGCCACCGGCGTGCCCGGCGTTCCGTGCCACCGGCCGGGTCCACCCGATCACCTGGATGTCCGTGACCCCGACCCGCCCTTCGGCCCCGGCCTTCCGCCGGGTGGCCGCCGCCCTGCCGCGGCCCGGCGCGCCCGCGTACACCGCGTGGCTGCCGGAGGCGGCGATCGCACGCCCGGAGCCGCCCGGCGCACGCCCGGGTCCGCCCGCCCCACGCCTCGGTCCGTCCGCCACCCACCCGGACCCGCCCGCCCCACGCCCGGGTCCTTCCGGCATCCGCCCATCCCCGCCCGCCCCACCGCTCTCCCCGCCCCCGCAGCGAGGACAAGGCCAAGGAGACCGATGAGCCGCACCCTCCGCCCCCTCCCCACTCCCGGCCGCTTCCTGCGCGTGGACGGTGTGCCGCTGCACGTCCTGACCGAGGGCCGCGGCCCGGTCTGCGTCCTCAGCGGCGGCCTCGGCATGGCGTGGTTCGACTGGGACGCGGTCGCCGCGCTGCTCGCCCCGCACCGCACCGTCGTCCGCTTCGACCGCCCCGGTCTCGGCCTGAGCGCCCCGGCGCCCGAACCGCCCACCCTCGCCGCCGAGGCCGACCGGATCGTCCACCTCCTGGACGCGCTCGGCCACTTCGGCCCGGCCACCGTCGTCGGCCACTCGCTCGCCGGATTCCACGCCGAGGCGTTCGCCCGGCGGCACCCGGACCGCTGCGCCGGACTCCTCCTGGTCGACGCCAGCATCGAGGACAACCCCCGGCCCCGGCTGCCGCGCGCGCTGCGGACCGCCTGGGCGGGCGGGGTGGCCGGTGCCCTGTCCGCCGCCGGACTGCCCCGCGCCCTGGGCCCCGCCGCCCGCCGGCTGATCGGCCGCGCCTCGACCGTCGGCACCCATCCACCGCACCCCTGGGAACGCGCCGGCTACCGCACCAGCCGGGTCGCGCGGGCCTGCGTCCTGGAGAACACGACCTACCCCTACCAGGCCGCGGAGCTCGCCGCGCTGCGCCCGGACCATCCACTGCCCGCGGTGCCGGTGACCGTCCTCGCGGCCTACGACGGCAGCGAGACGGCGGGACGGCTGCGCTGGCTGGAGCGCCAGCGGGGGCTCGCCGCGGAGCTGGGCGGCCGGTTCGCGGTCGCCGCCCCCGCGGGCCACCTGGTGATGGCCGATGTGCCGGAGTCGGTGGCGCGGGCGGTGCTGGACCTGTCGGGGACGGGGCACGACGCGACGGTGGCGGACCGGCCATAGGGACCCGGCGCACGACGGGCCGGGCGGAGCAAGGGCCCGGCACACCGCGGGCCGGGCGGAGCAAGGGCCCGGCACGCCAATTCCACGTCAACGAACCCCCAGCGAGGGACCAAGGCTGGGCCAAGCCCCCCGATTGACGTCGCCGGCCGCGCTGAGCCCGTGTGCTGCGGGAAGGATGCGAGGTGAGGGTTACGGGACGGCGGTTCTGGTTCAGGCCAAGGGTGCGTAATGTGACGGTAACCCCCTCACGTGATACTGGTGCCACAGCACGTTGTTCCACGTGGCTGGACAGGCCGATTGACCTGCAAGGATTGGTGACCCATGGACAAGCAGCAGGAGTTTGTGCTCCGAACGCTCGAGGAGCGCGACATCCGCTTCGTACGGCTGTGGTTCACCGACGTGCTCGGGTTCCTCAAGTCCGTGGCGGTGGCCCCCGCGGAGCTGGAGCAGGCCTTCGACGAGGGCATCGGCTTCGACGGCTCGGCCATCGAGGGATTCGCACGGGTATACGAATCCGACATGATCGCCAAGCCCGATCCCGGCACCTTCCAGATCCTGCCCTGGCGCGCCGAGGCCCCCGGCACCGCCCGGATGTTCTGCGACATCCTGATGCCGGACGGCTCCCCCTCCTACGCCGACCCGCGCTATGTCCTCAAGCGCATCCTGGCCAAGACCTCGGACCTCGGGTTCACCTTCTACACCCACCCCGAGATCGAGTTCTTCCTGCTCAAGGACAAGCCCGTGGACGGACAGCGGCCGACCCCCGGTGACTCCTCCGGCTACTTCGACCACACCCCGCAGAACGTCGGCATGGACTTCCGCCGCCAGGCGATCACGATGCTGGAGTCGATGGGCATCTCGGTGGAGTTCAGCCACCACGAGGGCGCCCCCGGCCAGCAGGAGATCGACCTGCGCTACGCCGACGCGCTCTCGACCGCCGACAACATCATGACGTTCCGCCTGGTCATGAAGCAGGTCGCGCTGGAGCAGGGCGTGCAGGCCACCTTCATGCCCAAGCCGTTCTCGGAGTACCCGGGCTCCGGTATGCACACCCATCTCTCCCTCTTCGAGGGCGACCGCAACGCCTTCCACGAGTCCGGCTCGGAGTACCAACTCTCCAAGGTCGGCCGCTCGTTCATCGCCGGTCTGCTGCGGCACGCCGGGGAGATCTCCGCCGTCACCAACCAGTGGGTCAACTCCTACAAGCGCATCTGGGGCGGCGCCAACCGCACCGCCGGCGCCGGCGGCGAGGCCCCCTCCTACATCTGCTGGGGCCACAACAACCGCTCCGCGCTGATCCGCGTGCCGATGTACAAGCCCGGCAAGATGGGCTCGACCCGGGTCGAGGTCCGCTCCATCGACTCCGGCGCCAACCCCTATCTGACGTACGCCGTGCTGCTCGCGGCCGGCCTCAAGGGCATCGAGGAGGGCTACGAGCTCCCGGCCGGCGCCGATGACGACGTCTGGGCGCTGTCCGACTCCGAGCGCCGGGCGATGGGCATCGAGCCGCTGCCGCAGAACCTCGGCGAGGCCATCGAGCTGATGGAGCGCAGCGAACTGGTCGCCGAGACCCTCGGCGAGCATGTCTTCGACTTCTTCCTGCGCAACAAGAAGCAGGAGTGGGAGGAGTACCGCTCCGAGGTCACCGCCTTCGAGCTGCGCAAGATGCTGCCGGTGCTGTAGCCGCAGGTCAGCGGGCTGACGCGCGGTGGCTGGGCGACCCGGATCCTCAGGAACCGCTGGCCGGCGGCTGTACCCGTTCGGCTTCCCGGCGGTCCCGACGCCTCATTCCCACGAGGAATGAGGCGGCGCCGACACCAGCGGTGATCAGCCCCCCGATCGCGGTGATGAGCTCAGGCCCTCCCGCCCCCGCCACGGGTACTTGAACGAACTGGGTGACCGTCACGGTGGGGGTGGGGGATCGCCTTGAGCGCGGGCTGTCGCTCCCGGGGGGTGATGGGGTGCCAGGGGACTCGGGTGTGACACCAGGGGACACGGAGGCGGTGGGGTGCGCAGACACCGACGGTGCCTTGCTCGCACGGTGCGAGGTGGAGGTGGCCTCCTCCCCATCGCCGGTCAGAAAGCTGAAGACGGCCGTGGCGAGCAGAGCCACAGCCACTGCCATGAGGGCGGCACCGGACCAGATCAGGGGCCGTCGCCTCATCGGACCGCGCCTTCGGCTGTCCTTCTGCCGCGACTCCATGTCCCGTGCTCCGTCACTCCACCAGGTTGCCGCAGGGATACGGACGGTGCGAGGTGACTGTCACGTCCGTGGACCATCGGTGGAAAAGAAGCCACCCCGCAGCCGCCCACCGAGGCCTGACCAGCGGCAACCGCCCGACTGCTGGTCAGGGGGCATCCCGGTAGAGTCTTGGGAGGTGAGCAAAGGCGTACATCAATCCCTGCGCAACAAGAAGAAGGAGTGGGAGGAGTACCGCTCCGAGGTCACGGCTTTCGAGCTGCGCACGATGCTGCCCGTGCTCTGAGCCACCGCGCCACCGAGAGGCTGCACCATGGCACTTCCCGCTCCGCAGGGACGACGGAGCAGCACCTTCACCCGGCTGCTGAGGCACGGTTTCACCAACCCCTCGGCGGCCGGGGAGCTGCTCGATACCCCTCCGTTCGCGTCCGTACGCGATGACTCGGTGCTGCTGGAGGCGCTGGGCGCCACCGCGGACCCGGACCTCGCCCTGCACAGCCTGGCCCGGCTGGTCGAGGCCCAGGAACCGGACGAGCAGCAGACGCTGCTGAGCACCGTCGCCGCGGCGAAACCGCTGCGCGACCGGCTGCTGGGGGTGCTGGGCGCCTCCGAGGCGCTCGCCGACCACCTCGTACGGCATCCGCGCGACTGGCAGTCGCTGGTCACCTACGAGTCGGTCGACCTGCACCCCACCACCCCCGAGTTCGAGCTGGCGCTCGCCGAGGGAATCTGGGGCGGCGGGAACGCCGAACGGCCCCGCGCCGACGCGCTGCGCACCGCCTACCGCCGCTCGCTGCTGGGCATCGCCGCCCGCGATGTGTGCGGCACGACCGACGTCGCCGAGGCCGCGGCCGAGCTGGCGGACCTGGCCACTGCCACGGTACGGGCCGCCCTGGAGATCAGCTACGAGGAGGCGCCCGGCGACGCCGCGGTGTGCCGGCTGGCCGTCATCGGCATGGGCAAATGCGGCGGCCGGGAGCTGAACTACGTCTCCGACGTCGACGTCATCTTCGTCGCCGAGGCCAAGGAGGGCGTGGACGAGGCCCAGGCGCTGCAGGCCGCGACCCGGCTCGCCGCCCGCATGATGCGCCTGTGCTCGGACAACACCGCCGAGGGCACGATCTGGCCGGTGGACGCCAACCTGCGCCCCGAGGGCCGCAACGGACCGCTGGTGCGCACCCTCTCCAGCCACCTCGCCTACTACCAGCGCTGGGCCAAGACCTGGGAGTTCCAGGCGCTGCTCAAGGCCCGCCCGATGGCCGGTGACCTCCAGCTGGGCCAGGAGTACGTGGACGCGCTGGCGCCCATGGTCTGGGAGGTCGCCGAGCGGGAGAACTTCGTCGCCGATGTGCGCCAGATGCGCCGCCGGGTCGTCGAGAACATCCCCGCGGCCCAGGTCGAGCGGGAGCTCAAGCTCGGCCCCGGCGGACTGCGCGACGTCGAATTCGCCGTCCAGCTGCTCCAGCTCGTCCACGGCCGCAGCGACGCCACCCTGCGCAGCGCCACCACCCTCGACGCCCTCGCGGCGCTGGCCGCCGGCGGCTATGTCGGACGCCAGGACGCCGCGGCCCTGGACGCCGCCTACCGCTTCCTGCGCACGCTGGAACACCGCATCCAGCTCTTCCGGATGCGCCGTACCCATCTGATGCCTGAGGACGAGGGCGAACAGCGGCGCCTGGCACGCTCGTTGGGCCTGCGGACCGAACCGGTCGACACCCTCCGCAAGGAGTGGAAGTGGCACGCCCGGGAAGTGCGCCGGCTGCACGAAAAGCTCTTCTACCGTCCGCTGCTCGATGCCGTCGCCACCCTGGAGCCCGGCGAGGCTCGGCTGTCCGCCAAGGCCGCCGGCCACCGCCTCGAAGCGCTGGGCTACGCCGACCCGGTGGCCGCGCTGCGGCATCTGGAGGCGCTGGCGTCCGGTGTGACCCGTAAGGCCGCCATCCAGCGGACGCTGCTGCCGGTGCTGCTCGCATGGTTCGCGGACTCCGCCGACCCGGACGCCGGACTGCTCAACTTCCGCAAGGTGTCCGACGCGCTCGGCAAGACCCCCTGGTACCTGCGGCTGCTGCGCGACGAGGGCGCCGCCGCCGAGAACCTCGCACGGGTGCTGTCGGCCGGCCGGCTGGCCCCCGATCTGCTGCTGCGCGCCCCCGAGGCGGTCGCCCTGCTCGGCGCCCCCGACGGGCTGCAGCCCCGCGGCCGGGCCGCGCTGGAGCAGGAGGTGCTGGCCGCGGTCGGCCGCGCGGACGGTGCGGAGGCGGCGGTCGCGGCGGCCCGCGGGGTGCGCCGCCGGGAGCTGTTCCGTACGGCCGCCGCGGATGTGATCGGTGCGTACGGCACGGAGTTCAGCCCGGCGGACAACGATCACGGCAACTCCGTCGACGCGGTCGGCTCCGCCGTCTCCGACCTCAATGCCGCCACCCTCGCCGGTGCGCTGCGTGCCGCGGTCCGCCAGCAGTGGGGCGACACCCTGCCCACCCGCTTCGCGGTGATCGGCATGGGCCGGTTCGGCGGCCACGAGCTGAACTACGGCTCGGACGCCGATGTGCTCTTCGTCCACGAACCGCGCGAGGGCGCCGACGAGCAGGAGGCCGCCAAGGCCGCGCACGCCGTCGCCAACGAGATGCGCCGGCTGCTCGAACTCCCCTCCTCCGACCCGCCGTTGCTCATCGACGCGGATCTGCGCCCGGAGGGCAGATCGGGGCCGCTGGTGCGCACGCTCGCCTCGTACGCGGCCTACTACCGGCGCTGGTCGCTGGTGTGGGAGTCGCAGGCGCTGCTGCGGGCCGAACCGGTCGCGGGCGACACCGAGCTGGGCCAGCGGTTCATCGAGCTGATCGACCCGCTGCGCTACCCCGCCGAGGGCCTGGGCGAGGACGCGGTCCGCGAGATCCGCAAGCTCAAGGCCCGTATGGAGGCCGAGCGGCTGCCCCGCGGCGCGGACCCCACCACCCACGCCAAGCTGGGGCGCGGCGGGCTGAGCGATGTCGAGTGGACGGTACAGCTGCTGCAGATGCAGCACGGCTGGGAATTCCCCGGCCTGCGCACCACACGCACCCGCGAGGCACTCGCCGCCGCACACGCCGCCGGCCTGATCGCCACCGAGGACGCCCAGACCCTCGACGAGGCCTGGGTACTGGCGGCGCGCGTGCGCAACGCGGTGATGGTGGTGCGCGCCCGCCCCGGCGACACGTTCCCCGTCGACGGCCGCGAACTGGCGGCGGTAGGCCGCTACCTCGGCTACGAAGAGGGCCACATCGGCGAGATGATCGACGACTACCGCCGCATCACCCGCCGGGCCCGGGGCGTGATGGAGGAAATCTTCTACGGGGCGTGACGCGCTTGGTTGGCCTTCCCACGTTTTCGGCTGTCCCGCCGTGTTTGCTTCTCGCCGTTGCGGGTCCGCTGCGCGGGGCTTGGGCGCGGGTGATTTTTGCGGGTTCCTCGCCGTTGCGCCTGCGGCGGGCGGGTGGGTGTCGGGTGCGGTGACGGGCCTCCGGGGCCTGGTGTGTGGACTGCTTCGCTTTACGTCCACACACCAGGCCCCTCCGGCCCGTCCCCTCCCGTGGGAGGAGTAAGTGACGGTGAGTGGGGGCGGGCGCCCGTAGGCAGTTCACTGCGCTCGACGAGCCGCACCGGACCACCGGCGACCACCCCCACCAAGGTTTTCCCATCCCCCAACGGGAGGGGACGGGCCGGAGCGGGTGGGGGTGTCCGGACGTAAAGCGAAGCAGTCCGGACACCCCCACCCGCGGAGGCCCGTCACCGCACCCCGACAGCCCCGCGCAGCGGACCCGCCCGCCGCCAGGCGCAACGGCGAGAAACCACCACGGCGGGAAAGCCAAAAACGTGGGAAGACTAAGCCACCACCGTGGCTAGTCGATGCGGCAACGCCCCATACCACAGGCACGCCAGCCCGAAGCCGAAGGACAGGCACAGGGCGCCGCCCACCGCGTCCAGCCAGAAGTGGTTGGCGGTGGAGATGATGACCAGCAGGGTGACGGTGGGGTAGAGCAGCCCGAGCAGCCTGCACCAGAGGGGCTTGGCGAGGAGGGCGATGGTGATGCCGCACCACAGTGACCAGCCGATGTGCATCGACGGCATCGCGGCGTACTGGTTGGACATCG
This genomic stretch from Streptomyces nigrescens harbors:
- a CDS encoding alpha/beta fold hydrolase translates to MSRTLRPLPTPGRFLRVDGVPLHVLTEGRGPVCVLSGGLGMAWFDWDAVAALLAPHRTVVRFDRPGLGLSAPAPEPPTLAAEADRIVHLLDALGHFGPATVVGHSLAGFHAEAFARRHPDRCAGLLLVDASIEDNPRPRLPRALRTAWAGGVAGALSAAGLPRALGPAARRLIGRASTVGTHPPHPWERAGYRTSRVARACVLENTTYPYQAAELAALRPDHPLPAVPVTVLAAYDGSETAGRLRWLERQRGLAAELGGRFAVAAPAGHLVMADVPESVARAVLDLSGTGHDATVADRP
- the glnA gene encoding type I glutamate--ammonia ligase; its protein translation is MDKQQEFVLRTLEERDIRFVRLWFTDVLGFLKSVAVAPAELEQAFDEGIGFDGSAIEGFARVYESDMIAKPDPGTFQILPWRAEAPGTARMFCDILMPDGSPSYADPRYVLKRILAKTSDLGFTFYTHPEIEFFLLKDKPVDGQRPTPGDSSGYFDHTPQNVGMDFRRQAITMLESMGISVEFSHHEGAPGQQEIDLRYADALSTADNIMTFRLVMKQVALEQGVQATFMPKPFSEYPGSGMHTHLSLFEGDRNAFHESGSEYQLSKVGRSFIAGLLRHAGEISAVTNQWVNSYKRIWGGANRTAGAGGEAPSYICWGHNNRSALIRVPMYKPGKMGSTRVEVRSIDSGANPYLTYAVLLAAGLKGIEEGYELPAGADDDVWALSDSERRAMGIEPLPQNLGEAIELMERSELVAETLGEHVFDFFLRNKKQEWEEYRSEVTAFELRKMLPVL
- a CDS encoding bifunctional [glutamine synthetase] adenylyltransferase/[glutamine synthetase]-adenylyl-L-tyrosine phosphorylase, which produces MALPAPQGRRSSTFTRLLRHGFTNPSAAGELLDTPPFASVRDDSVLLEALGATADPDLALHSLARLVEAQEPDEQQTLLSTVAAAKPLRDRLLGVLGASEALADHLVRHPRDWQSLVTYESVDLHPTTPEFELALAEGIWGGGNAERPRADALRTAYRRSLLGIAARDVCGTTDVAEAAAELADLATATVRAALEISYEEAPGDAAVCRLAVIGMGKCGGRELNYVSDVDVIFVAEAKEGVDEAQALQAATRLAARMMRLCSDNTAEGTIWPVDANLRPEGRNGPLVRTLSSHLAYYQRWAKTWEFQALLKARPMAGDLQLGQEYVDALAPMVWEVAERENFVADVRQMRRRVVENIPAAQVERELKLGPGGLRDVEFAVQLLQLVHGRSDATLRSATTLDALAALAAGGYVGRQDAAALDAAYRFLRTLEHRIQLFRMRRTHLMPEDEGEQRRLARSLGLRTEPVDTLRKEWKWHAREVRRLHEKLFYRPLLDAVATLEPGEARLSAKAAGHRLEALGYADPVAALRHLEALASGVTRKAAIQRTLLPVLLAWFADSADPDAGLLNFRKVSDALGKTPWYLRLLRDEGAAAENLARVLSAGRLAPDLLLRAPEAVALLGAPDGLQPRGRAALEQEVLAAVGRADGAEAAVAAARGVRRRELFRTAAADVIGAYGTEFSPADNDHGNSVDAVGSAVSDLNAATLAGALRAAVRQQWGDTLPTRFAVIGMGRFGGHELNYGSDADVLFVHEPREGADEQEAAKAAHAVANEMRRLLELPSSDPPLLIDADLRPEGRSGPLVRTLASYAAYYRRWSLVWESQALLRAEPVAGDTELGQRFIELIDPLRYPAEGLGEDAVREIRKLKARMEAERLPRGADPTTHAKLGRGGLSDVEWTVQLLQMQHGWEFPGLRTTRTREALAAAHAAGLIATEDAQTLDEAWVLAARVRNAVMVVRARPGDTFPVDGRELAAVGRYLGYEEGHIGEMIDDYRRITRRARGVMEEIFYGA